A section of the Clostridium sp. TW13 genome encodes:
- the rfbB gene encoding dTDP-glucose 4,6-dehydratase, with the protein MKTYLVTGGAGFIGSNFVLYMLNKYEDIKIINLDKLTYAGNLENLKSIENDARHTFVQGDICDKELVSSLFEANDINYVVHFAAESHVDRSIIEPEIFAKTNVLGTVNMLNCAKNAWETADGFKEGVKFLHVSTDEVYGSLGAEGFFMETTPLDPHSPYSSSKAGSDLMVKAYHDTYNMPVNITRCSNNYGPFQFPEKLIPLLINNCLQHNELPVYGDGMNIRDWLFVEDHAKAIDMVINEGRFGEVYNVGGHNERTNIQIVKTVISYINENVDKEVTESLIKYVEDRKGHDRRYGIAPDKIKEELGWYPETTFEVGIKKTIKWYLDNKEWMKNVTSGNYQKYYEKMYTDK; encoded by the coding sequence ATGAAGACATATTTGGTTACAGGTGGAGCAGGATTTATAGGATCGAATTTTGTTTTATACATGTTGAATAAATACGAGGATATTAAAATAATCAATTTAGATAAGTTAACTTATGCAGGAAATTTGGAAAATCTTAAATCTATAGAAAATGATGCAAGACATACATTTGTTCAAGGAGATATTTGTGATAAAGAATTAGTTTCAAGTCTTTTTGAAGCTAATGATATAAATTATGTTGTTCATTTTGCTGCAGAATCACATGTTGATAGAAGTATAATAGAACCAGAAATATTTGCTAAGACCAATGTACTAGGAACAGTTAACATGCTTAATTGTGCAAAAAATGCTTGGGAAACAGCAGATGGATTTAAAGAAGGTGTTAAATTCCTTCATGTATCAACAGATGAAGTATACGGATCATTAGGGGCAGAAGGTTTCTTCATGGAAACAACACCATTAGATCCTCATAGTCCATATTCATCAAGTAAGGCTGGCTCAGATTTAATGGTTAAGGCCTATCATGATACTTACAACATGCCAGTTAACATAACAAGATGTTCAAATAATTATGGTCCATTCCAATTCCCAGAAAAGTTAATACCATTATTAATTAATAATTGCTTACAGCACAATGAACTACCAGTATATGGAGATGGAATGAACATAAGAGATTGGTTATTTGTAGAAGATCATGCTAAAGCAATTGATATGGTTATTAATGAAGGCAGATTTGGTGAAGTGTATAATGTTGGTGGACATAATGAAAGAACTAACATACAAATAGTAAAAACAGTTATATCTTACATTAATGAAAATGTAGATAAGGAGGTAACTGAAAGCTTAATCAAATACGTTGAAGATAGAAAAGGCCACGATAGAAGATATGGAATAGCTCCAGATAAGATAAAAGAAGAATTAGGATGGTATCCAGAAACTACTTTTGAAGTTGGAATAAAGAAAACTATTAAATGGTACCTAGATAATAAAGAATGGATGAAAAATGTAACTTCCGGCAATTACCAAAAGTATTACGAAAAAATGTACACCGATAAATAA
- a CDS encoding CpsD/CapB family tyrosine-protein kinase has protein sequence MFIVETKPKSIPAESYRTLRTNIQYSLFDKEIRTILVTSSEPGEGKSTTSGNLALSFGQAGKSVILIDCDLRKPSIHKKFKISNALGLSDVLIGKMKVEEAVNKYGNRLDILTAGKIPPNPSEMLGSKAMEKLLEEIKDHYDIVILDTSPVLAVTDAQVLSRKADGTILVVRAEATKKDAVLRAKGLLDMVGAKILGTVINGVERSRKHYYYYSNEK, from the coding sequence ATGTTTATAGTAGAAACAAAGCCAAAGTCAATACCCGCAGAATCTTATAGAACGTTAAGAACTAATATACAATATTCTTTATTTGATAAAGAGATAAGAACAATTCTTGTAACCAGTTCTGAACCTGGAGAAGGGAAATCAACTACTTCTGGAAATTTAGCCTTATCCTTTGGACAAGCTGGTAAAAGTGTTATTTTAATTGATTGTGACTTAAGAAAACCTTCAATACATAAAAAGTTTAAGATATCTAACGCATTAGGACTTTCTGATGTACTAATAGGCAAGATGAAGGTTGAAGAAGCTGTAAATAAGTATGGGAACAGATTAGACATATTAACAGCAGGAAAGATTCCACCAAATCCGTCAGAAATGCTAGGGTCAAAAGCCATGGAAAAATTATTAGAAGAAATAAAAGATCATTATGATATTGTGATTTTGGATACAAGTCCTGTATTAGCAGTTACAGATGCACAAGTTCTATCGAGAAAGGCAGATGGAACAATCTTGGTTGTTAGAGCAGAAGCTACAAAAAAGGATGCAGTACTGAGAGCTAAGGGATTATTGGATATGGTAGGAGCAAAAATTCTAGGAACTGTTATAAATGGAGTGGAAAGATCAAGAAAACATTATTATTACTATAGTAATGAAAAATAG
- a CDS encoding sugar transferase, which produces MESLSEKECVDTDTKDNIFYSAIKRIMDIVLSSLGIIVLSPLLLIVAIAIKLESRGPIVFVQERVGMKGKRFKMYKFRSMVPDAEEMKKNLEKCNEMSGPMFKMKEDPRVTRIGRFIRKTSIDELPQFLNVIKGEMSIVGPRPSLPKEVDQFEPWMLERLEVKPGITCIWQVSGRNDVSFKKWMEMDINYVHRKSIALDIKLILKTFLLLFGDKHAR; this is translated from the coding sequence ATGGAAAGCTTAAGTGAGAAAGAGTGTGTGGATACTGATACCAAAGACAACATCTTTTACAGTGCAATCAAAAGAATAATGGATATAGTTTTATCATCTTTAGGAATTATAGTTTTAAGTCCACTTCTTTTAATTGTAGCTATTGCTATAAAACTTGAATCCAGAGGACCTATAGTATTTGTCCAAGAAAGAGTTGGAATGAAAGGCAAAAGGTTTAAGATGTACAAGTTTAGATCTATGGTACCTGATGCAGAAGAAATGAAAAAGAATTTAGAAAAATGCAATGAGATGAGTGGACCTATGTTTAAGATGAAAGAGGATCCAAGAGTTACTAGGATAGGAAGATTTATAAGAAAAACTAGTATTGATGAATTGCCTCAATTTTTAAATGTGATTAAAGGTGAAATGAGCATAGTTGGGCCAAGACCTTCTTTACCTAAAGAAGTAGATCAGTTTGAACCTTGGATGTTAGAAAGGCTTGAAGTCAAACCTGGAATTACATGTATTTGGCAGGTTTCAGGCAGAAATGATGTTTCATTTAAAAAGTGGATGGAAATGGATATAAATTATGTTCATAGAAAGAGTATTGCCTTAGATATAAAATTAATTTTAAAAACCTTTTTGTTACTTTTTGGAGATAAGCATGCAAGATAG
- a CDS encoding YveK family protein, with protein MQQENINLENIIDIIKKRWKLIISIVLAFTLVATVATFFFIKPKYEAKTKLFVGKEENTKNNSYNASDIQMYQQLLKTYTDVIETSDLVTRAIETKKLNVDAGSVLSKLSVNPIANTQILEISYTGTDKNQAKDIVGAITDEFVKTSKDLISNANVKVVETVRLPEGPSSPNKKLNISIGLLLGLIVGIGLAFFLEVTDTTFKSKEELETILGIPVIGEIPNTEKVK; from the coding sequence ATGCAACAAGAAAATATAAATTTAGAAAATATTATTGATATAATAAAAAAGAGATGGAAATTAATTATATCAATTGTTTTAGCATTTACATTAGTAGCTACAGTGGCAACTTTCTTTTTTATTAAGCCAAAATACGAAGCTAAAACTAAGCTATTTGTAGGAAAAGAAGAGAATACTAAAAATAATAGCTACAATGCTAGTGATATACAGATGTATCAACAATTATTAAAGACTTATACAGATGTAATAGAAACAAGTGATTTAGTAACAAGAGCAATAGAAACTAAAAAACTTAACGTAGATGCTGGAAGTGTATTAAGTAAATTATCAGTTAATCCAATTGCTAATACTCAAATATTAGAGATAAGCTATACAGGTACTGATAAAAATCAGGCTAAGGACATTGTAGGAGCCATAACTGATGAGTTTGTTAAGACTTCAAAAGATTTAATTTCTAATGCTAATGTTAAGGTGGTAGAAACTGTAAGGCTTCCAGAAGGCCCTTCTAGTCCTAATAAAAAGCTCAATATATCTATTGGCCTATTATTAGGGCTTATAGTGGGAATTGGATTGGCATTTTTCCTTGAAGTTACTGATACAACCTTTAAATCAAAAGAAGAGTTGGAAACAATATTGGGAATACCTGTTATTGGAGAAATACCGAATACAGAGAAAGTTAAGTAA
- a CDS encoding tyrosine-protein phosphatase has product MIDTHSHVLPGIDDGAKSVDITLEMLKHAEQDGVKKIVATPHYCLEYAEAPYQQVKDLTVQINNLCKQEGINIEIYHGQEVFFSEDIIEDYKSGIIGTINDSKYMLIEFPVTKFPKETFELLYELQLKGIVPIIAHPERYNTFIEKPSEINKFIDEGYLFQLDSGSIEGVFGSKVKKTAEIFTNHNIYNFIGSDAHNTRSRCMGLSGAMKIIEKKTKTNKESFIESADKMLKNKDVIFDGMKISDKKGIFSFFK; this is encoded by the coding sequence ATGATAGATACTCATTCACATGTACTTCCAGGAATAGATGATGGAGCAAAAAGTGTTGATATAACTTTAGAAATGTTAAAACACGCAGAGCAAGATGGTGTGAAAAAGATAGTGGCTACACCACACTATTGCTTAGAGTATGCAGAAGCCCCTTATCAACAAGTAAAAGATTTAACAGTTCAAATAAATAATCTTTGTAAGCAAGAAGGAATAAATATTGAGATATATCATGGGCAAGAAGTATTTTTTTCAGAAGATATTATTGAGGATTATAAATCTGGTATTATAGGCACAATAAACGATTCAAAATATATGCTTATAGAATTCCCAGTAACTAAATTTCCAAAAGAGACCTTTGAGTTACTATATGAGTTGCAACTTAAGGGAATAGTTCCTATAATTGCACATCCTGAAAGATATAATACATTTATAGAAAAACCTTCAGAAATTAATAAATTTATAGATGAAGGATATCTGTTTCAATTAGATTCAGGCAGTATTGAAGGTGTTTTTGGATCTAAAGTTAAGAAAACAGCAGAAATATTCACTAATCATAACATATATAATTTCATTGGATCTGATGCACATAATACAAGAAGCAGATGTATGGGACTTAGTGGAGCAATGAAAATAATAGAGAAAAAAACTAAAACTAATAAAGAAAGCTTTATTGAAAGTGCTGATAAAATGTTAAAAAATAAAGATGTGATTTTTGATGGTATGAAAATAAGTGATAAAAAAGGTATATTTTCATTTTTTAAATAG
- a CDS encoding SGNH/GDSL hydrolase family protein yields MNKKIGVVIITFLFISLVIVSVFGIKKSNELQNKDKQEYAEWLQKNIIDQKKSELGQAQKEVKEAEKEVKETAATEENLDFNQKLQKGKSINILVLGDGLALSQGKDTTDGSWDKNLVNLIKNTYKSDSQLKNLGEQGCTIIRGNEILASNDIHSFDLILTCFGQSDRNKGVTLQDFKQGYTDLIKNIKSKNSKAVIIPILPNTLNLESDYRNQILSVVKENTLIAADVKTAFLNTGNQSELTVGVLPNDNGYKIYTQVISEVIKQYTKTN; encoded by the coding sequence ATGAATAAGAAAATAGGAGTTGTTATAATAACGTTTCTATTTATAAGTTTAGTAATAGTTTCAGTATTTGGAATAAAAAAGAGTAATGAATTACAAAATAAAGATAAACAAGAATATGCTGAATGGTTACAAAAAAATATTATAGATCAAAAGAAATCAGAACTAGGACAAGCGCAAAAAGAAGTCAAAGAAGCAGAAAAAGAAGTGAAGGAAACAGCAGCTACTGAGGAAAATCTTGATTTTAACCAAAAGCTTCAAAAGGGAAAATCAATTAACATACTTGTACTAGGAGATGGACTCGCTTTAAGTCAAGGAAAAGATACAACAGATGGTTCTTGGGATAAGAACTTGGTTAACTTGATTAAGAACACGTATAAAAGTGATTCTCAATTGAAGAATTTAGGAGAACAGGGCTGCACTATAATTCGTGGAAATGAAATTTTAGCAAGTAATGACATACATAGTTTTGATTTGATTTTAACTTGTTTTGGTCAAAGTGACCGAAATAAGGGAGTTACTTTACAAGATTTTAAGCAAGGATATACTGACTTAATTAAAAATATAAAAAGTAAAAATAGTAAAGCAGTTATAATACCAATATTACCAAATACACTTAATCTTGAAAGTGATTATAGAAATCAAATATTAAGTGTAGTAAAGGAAAACACATTGATAGCAGCAGATGTAAAAACAGCATTTTTAAATACTGGTAATCAAAGTGAGTTAACTGTGGGAGTATTACCTAATGATAATGGATACAAGATTTATACACAAGTTATTAGTGAGGTAATAAAGCAATATACAAAAACAAATTAG